In Caldisphaera lagunensis DSM 15908, a single genomic region encodes these proteins:
- a CDS encoding tRNA (guanine(26)-N(2))-dimethyltransferase: protein MRLSVIKEGKALIYIPDTRDAQISKGIIEPSHLDVFYNPVMEFNRDLSVLAVSTFIESYWPGKEVIGIDPLSATGIRGIRYSLEINSMSKVIINDIDKDAYDIMVKNVELNGVKNVDVYNKDANSLMRSIRFEQNQIINIIDLDPFGSILPFIDTAISVSSKGTLLALTATDLAVLGGSKYIAAKRKYRVNLISIKHYREIALRVLLAFIAYVAASYDKVIKPLIAYSVDHYARVYLLIDRGTKKSEEMLNKNIGYYKYENGILMKCDNNCYGPIWNGNISDIEFLKSINDKLKDFSYVETYQRMDKFVKMYLNEMEFSNYYHQRLDTICQSQKINMPSIIKFISALENKGYKAFRSTFSNVGFRSNAPYDVLIETCREFKSS, encoded by the coding sequence ATGCGTCTCTCTGTCATTAAGGAAGGTAAAGCACTCATATATATTCCAGATACAAGAGATGCACAAATATCAAAAGGAATTATTGAGCCGTCCCATTTAGACGTATTCTATAATCCAGTTATGGAATTTAATAGGGATTTATCTGTTTTAGCTGTAAGTACGTTTATTGAATCTTATTGGCCTGGAAAAGAAGTAATAGGTATAGACCCTTTATCAGCAACTGGTATAAGAGGGATAAGATATTCTTTAGAAATTAACAGCATGTCTAAGGTAATAATTAATGATATAGATAAAGATGCATATGATATAATGGTTAAAAATGTTGAATTAAATGGGGTTAAAAATGTTGATGTTTATAATAAGGATGCAAATAGCTTGATGAGATCCATCAGATTTGAACAAAATCAAATTATTAATATAATAGATCTTGACCCTTTTGGAAGTATTTTGCCTTTTATTGATACTGCTATCTCTGTATCATCAAAAGGGACCTTACTTGCTTTAACTGCAACTGATTTGGCCGTATTAGGGGGTTCTAAATATATCGCCGCAAAAAGGAAATATAGAGTAAATCTAATTAGTATAAAACATTATAGAGAAATAGCCCTAAGGGTTTTGTTAGCATTTATTGCTTATGTTGCAGCATCTTATGATAAGGTTATAAAACCCCTTATCGCATATAGTGTTGACCATTATGCAAGAGTATACTTATTAATAGATAGGGGAACAAAAAAATCAGAAGAGATGCTAAATAAAAATATAGGATATTATAAATATGAAAATGGAATATTGATGAAATGCGATAATAATTGCTATGGACCTATTTGGAATGGAAATATTAGTGATATAGAATTTTTAAAAAGTATTAATGATAAATTAAAAGATTTTTCTTATGTAGAAACATATCAGAGGATGGATAAATTTGTTAAGATGTATTTAAATGAAATGGAGTTTTCAAATTATTATCACCAAAGGCTTGACACAATTTGCCAATCACAAAAAATTAACATGCCTTCTATAATTAAATTCATATCAGCATTGGAGAATAAAGGATACAAGGCTTTTAGATCAACTTTTTCAAATGTTGGATTTAGGAGTAATGCCCCATATGATGTTTTAATTGAGACATGTAGAGAATTTAAGAGCTCATGA
- a CDS encoding nucleotide kinase, producing MGINEKLNKSSISITGRPGVGKTTYALLLVEKLKSFQCKVKGFITKEIREGNTRIGFTVKDLSNDKQVVLASKNIKSTIRVGSYYLNEESFSFIIDILKNLNDSDVIVIDEIGPMELKINGFDNLLKNIIGKKPYIITFYYKLKEIRPDIYNLLNKGEIIELNFENRNKYMEKIDQYAKMIKDASLCH from the coding sequence TTGGGAATAAATGAGAAATTAAACAAAAGCTCTATTTCAATTACTGGTAGACCTGGGGTTGGAAAAACAACTTATGCTTTATTATTGGTTGAGAAACTAAAATCTTTTCAATGCAAAGTTAAAGGTTTTATAACAAAAGAAATAAGGGAAGGAAATACAAGAATAGGTTTTACAGTAAAGGATTTATCAAATGATAAACAAGTTGTATTAGCATCTAAAAACATTAAAAGCACGATAAGGGTTGGAAGTTATTATTTAAACGAGGAATCTTTTAGCTTTATTATAGATATTTTAAAAAACTTAAATGATTCTGATGTTATTGTTATAGATGAAATTGGTCCAATGGAATTAAAGATCAATGGTTTTGATAATTTATTGAAAAATATAATTGGTAAAAAGCCATATATAATAACCTTTTATTATAAGCTTAAAGAAATAAGACCTGATATTTATAATTTGTTAAATAAAGGAGAAATTATAGAACTTAATTTTGAAAATAGGAATAAATATATGGAAAAGATAGATCAATATGCAAAGATGATAAAAGATGCGTCTCTCTGTCATTAA
- a CDS encoding transcriptional regulator translates to MSDRRARDFLYKVIAELYNRSKYIEVLDYPRSMNRRSIDLAVQLNNGKFLLIKVAHDLEEVSKGEIEELLGLSLRLNIPSLIISEKNKGILMIDGIVYEKNGAKAVKLETLVSALENNDVFIYQDKESFKVKINPEKLKEKRMERNMSLGEIASLLHVSRRSVYEYERGTIEPSIELGEKLVNIFGDDILKPIDIFSEENLENVQIEEQPVDVVEERIISNQLKELGFITYHAKRTVLDIGAKNNKGNRLLIIVRHGKEGPSALSTKAQNLEKLSDTTNSASYVVSNDKNLIKELEIEKAKALTLEEFIEFLRDSFGNK, encoded by the coding sequence ATGTCAGATAGAAGGGCTAGGGACTTTTTATATAAGGTGATAGCAGAGCTGTATAATAGATCAAAGTACATAGAGGTACTTGACTATCCTAGAAGTATGAATAGAAGGAGCATTGACTTAGCAGTTCAGCTAAATAATGGTAAGTTTCTTTTAATTAAGGTTGCCCATGATTTAGAAGAAGTATCTAAAGGTGAAATTGAGGAGCTTTTAGGTTTATCTTTAAGGCTTAATATTCCATCTTTAATTATCTCAGAAAAAAATAAAGGAATTTTAATGATAGATGGTATTGTTTACGAAAAGAATGGAGCAAAGGCAGTAAAGCTTGAAACCTTAGTATCTGCATTAGAAAATAATGATGTATTTATATATCAAGATAAAGAGAGCTTTAAGGTAAAAATAAACCCAGAAAAATTAAAAGAAAAGAGAATGGAAAGAAATATGAGCCTAGGAGAAATCGCATCTTTACTTCATGTCTCCAGAAGATCAGTTTATGAATATGAAAGAGGTACCATAGAGCCCTCTATAGAGTTAGGAGAAAAGCTTGTCAATATTTTCGGAGATGATATATTAAAACCAATAGATATTTTTAGCGAAGAAAATTTAGAAAATGTTCAGATCGAAGAACAGCCGGTTGATGTGGTAGAAGAAAGAATTATATCAAATCAATTGAAAGAACTAGGTTTTATAACATATCATGCAAAAAGAACAGTTTTAGATATTGGAGCAAAGAATAATAAAGGAAATAGGCTATTAATTATAGTTAGGCATGGAAAAGAAGGTCCCTCTGCTCTATCAACAAAAGCCCAAAATCTAGAAAAGCTAAGCGATACAACCAATTCAGCATCTTATGTTGTAAGTAATGATAAGAATTTGATTAAGGAACTTGAGATTGAAAAGGCTAAAGCTTTAACTCTTGAGGAATTCATAGAATTTCTTAGGGATAGTTTTGGGAATAAATGA
- the glyA gene encoding serine hydroxymethyltransferase: MNKEYIDKILEYTNLQNVWRVKETINLIASENVMSPLALTVYMSDFMNRYAEGKPFKRYYQGTKYSDELEVMSNELMGKLLHTDMVDIRPISGTIANASVFRILAEPGEQAVIAPVQAGAHVSHTKFGTLGALGIKQIELPYDEERMNVDIDKAIKVIEQVKPKFAVLGGSVYLFPHPVKEISNAIHSVNGKLVYDSAHVLGLIVGNAWRNPLDHGADVMTSSTHKTFPGPQGGVIAFKDKDLYKEVGKTIFPWFLSNHHLHRLPATAITALEMIEFGEAYAKQITRNAKKLAESLAERGFKVIGEHLGYTMSHQVLVDVSPQGGGAKIAKMLEDGNIILNKNLLPHDPPEAVQNPSGLRIGVQEMTRFGMKEDEMDQIAEFIEKIAIKKEDISKVREEVKEFRKNYQKVHYGYSSDLINGKYVNLLNLLI; encoded by the coding sequence ATGAATAAGGAATATATTGATAAAATTTTGGAATATACTAATTTACAAAATGTATGGAGAGTTAAAGAAACAATTAATTTGATAGCCAGCGAAAATGTTATGAGTCCTTTAGCCCTAACTGTTTATATGAGCGATTTTATGAATAGATATGCTGAAGGAAAACCATTTAAAAGATATTATCAAGGAACAAAATATTCAGATGAATTAGAAGTCATGTCTAATGAATTGATGGGAAAGCTTTTGCATACAGATATGGTTGATATAAGGCCAATTAGTGGAACTATAGCAAATGCCTCAGTTTTTAGAATTTTAGCAGAACCTGGAGAGCAAGCAGTTATTGCACCTGTTCAAGCAGGAGCTCATGTTAGTCACACTAAGTTTGGCACTCTAGGAGCATTGGGTATAAAACAAATAGAATTGCCATACGATGAAGAAAGAATGAATGTTGACATAGATAAAGCAATCAAAGTTATTGAACAAGTTAAACCTAAATTTGCCGTATTAGGAGGAAGTGTTTATTTATTCCCTCATCCAGTAAAGGAGATTTCAAATGCAATACATTCAGTTAATGGAAAGCTTGTCTACGATTCTGCACATGTTTTAGGTTTGATTGTTGGAAATGCATGGAGAAATCCGTTAGACCATGGGGCTGATGTTATGACCTCTTCTACACACAAGACATTTCCAGGGCCTCAAGGGGGGGTAATAGCTTTTAAGGATAAAGATTTATATAAAGAAGTGGGAAAAACTATATTCCCATGGTTTTTAAGCAATCATCATTTACATAGATTACCCGCAACGGCTATAACAGCTCTTGAAATGATTGAATTCGGAGAGGCATATGCAAAACAAATAACAAGAAATGCCAAAAAGCTAGCAGAGTCTTTGGCAGAAAGAGGGTTTAAAGTAATAGGAGAACATTTAGGTTATACAATGAGTCATCAAGTGCTTGTAGACGTTTCTCCTCAAGGCGGGGGAGCAAAAATTGCTAAAATGTTAGAAGATGGCAATATTATATTAAATAAGAACTTGTTACCTCATGATCCTCCAGAAGCAGTACAGAATCCAAGTGGATTAAGAATAGGAGTCCAAGAAATGACAAGATTTGGTATGAAGGAAGATGAAATGGATCAAATAGCAGAATTTATAGAAAAGATTGCTATCAAAAAAGAAGATATAAGCAAGGTAAGGGAGGAAGTAAAAGAGTTTAGGAAGAATTATCAAAAGGTACATTATGGGTACAGTTCTGATCTAATAAATGGGAAATATGTTAATTTGTTAAATCTTTTAATATAA
- a CDS encoding PadR family transcriptional regulator, whose product MSREGKISKAMARLIKNVTVHTLWIYVLAILARGSTYPYQVKKKIKDTFHFNPPTVTLYTVMYRLEKEGLIRKTENGSYEITEDGKIALKNASDTLKQLSETLDHI is encoded by the coding sequence ATGTCTAGAGAAGGAAAGATAAGTAAAGCAATGGCAAGATTAATTAAAAATGTAACGGTTCATACACTTTGGATTTATGTGTTAGCTATTTTAGCAAGAGGATCAACCTATCCTTATCAAGTTAAAAAGAAAATAAAAGATACATTTCATTTTAATCCTCCAACAGTTACTTTATACACCGTTATGTATCGTTTAGAAAAAGAAGGTTTGATAAGGAAAACAGAAAATGGATCATATGAAATAACTGAAGATGGAAAGATCGCTTTAAAGAATGCCTCTGATACTTTAAAACAATTAAGCGAAACATTAGATCATATATAA
- a CDS encoding pyridoxal phosphate-dependent aminotransferase gives MRTINNKIDLLKESPTRKIDAIREKLKRENKDIIVFSAGQPSIPPPIEIRELMGKLLKEESMNLYGYTPSQGILELREAISDDLKLLGGIDVNPSNIVITAGGQAAMFSTLATLLEPGDEVILFDPTYFGYKPLLDYNGAKIVRHYVTMEKDFQPNIDDIANIISKKTKAIILVSPDNPTGRIIDHKSAKGLAEIAIDNDIWIINDEAYKTLIYEGEHEFLYKYAPDNIISINTFSKDPSIPGWRLGYVYGPKNVIDKIKLVNEEMVYCPPSFAQHMVTRYLRSDIRLKYIKDVINEYRKRRDVMINAIKKRIPKAKYIIPKGSMFVFVDLKEYINDGEEFSANLLEKYQVASVPGNYFSEKYLSSLRLSFVAEKPERIEKGIEIISKALE, from the coding sequence ATGCGTACTATAAATAACAAAATAGATCTTTTAAAAGAATCTCCAACTAGAAAAATAGATGCTATAAGGGAAAAATTAAAGAGAGAAAACAAGGATATCATTGTTTTTTCTGCAGGACAGCCAAGTATTCCACCTCCAATTGAGATTAGAGAACTTATGGGTAAGTTATTAAAGGAAGAATCTATGAACCTTTACGGTTATACCCCAAGCCAAGGAATTTTAGAGTTAAGAGAGGCAATATCTGATGATCTAAAACTTCTAGGAGGAATAGATGTCAATCCCTCAAATATTGTTATAACTGCTGGCGGACAAGCAGCAATGTTTTCAACACTTGCAACCTTATTAGAACCTGGTGATGAGGTAATTTTATTTGATCCAACTTATTTTGGATACAAGCCATTATTAGATTATAATGGAGCAAAAATTGTTAGACATTATGTTACAATGGAAAAAGACTTTCAACCTAACATTGATGATATTGCAAACATTATTTCAAAGAAAACTAAGGCAATTATCTTAGTTAGTCCTGATAACCCAACAGGAAGAATTATAGATCATAAAAGTGCTAAGGGATTAGCAGAGATAGCAATAGATAATGATATTTGGATAATTAATGATGAGGCCTATAAAACATTAATATATGAAGGAGAACATGAATTTTTATATAAATATGCTCCAGACAATATTATATCAATAAACACATTTTCAAAAGACCCATCAATACCAGGATGGAGACTTGGCTATGTCTATGGGCCTAAAAATGTAATAGATAAGATCAAACTAGTTAATGAAGAGATGGTATATTGTCCTCCTTCATTTGCACAACATATGGTCACAAGGTATTTGAGATCAGATATAAGATTAAAATATATAAAAGATGTAATTAATGAATATAGGAAAAGAAGGGATGTGATGATAAACGCTATTAAGAAAAGAATTCCAAAGGCAAAGTATATAATACCTAAAGGTTCAATGTTTGTGTTTGTAGATTTAAAAGAATATATAAACGATGGGGAAGAATTTTCTGCAAATCTATTAGAAAAGTATCAAGTTGCATCAGTTCCTGGGAACTATTTCAGCGAGAAATATTTATCATCATTAAGGCTCTCATTCGTTGCTGAAAAACCTGAAAGAATAGAAAAAGGAATAGAAATTATATCAAAGGCATTGGAATAA
- a CDS encoding ribbon-helix-helix domain-containing protein: MVTNIEISGYSENALDALVRAGVYSNKTEAVREAIRRFIDSFDMKEIAFRAYKEGKISFQLAIEISGMGIEEVIWYFLKKNVSPEIGVIDIKELNENIEEIEKRNSLVFDLSSTYTILELDKIDLIKKLDKRLLISKETNNSIRSLIMRYSKLRGSLVYLGNYEVIQVKNPLNEFARKNGITLQEAEAISISKKENAILVSDDIRTRQTAKSKGIVGVPTLSLFLYSKKFNIIDEKQLNEIIAKMGTIPLIIPSELFE; the protein is encoded by the coding sequence ATGGTTACAAATATTGAAATAAGTGGATATAGCGAAAATGCTTTAGATGCCTTAGTCAGGGCAGGCGTCTATTCTAATAAAACAGAAGCAGTTAGAGAAGCTATTAGGAGATTTATAGATAGCTTTGATATGAAAGAAATAGCATTTAGAGCATATAAAGAAGGGAAGATAAGTTTTCAATTAGCTATAGAAATAAGTGGTATGGGTATTGAAGAAGTTATATGGTATTTTTTAAAGAAAAATGTTTCACCGGAAATAGGCGTTATAGATATAAAAGAACTTAACGAAAATATAGAAGAAATTGAAAAAAGGAACTCTTTAGTATTTGACTTATCATCAACTTATACTATACTAGAATTGGATAAAATTGACTTAATTAAAAAGCTTGACAAAAGATTATTAATAAGTAAGGAAACAAATAATTCGATAAGATCGCTGATAATGAGGTATTCCAAATTAAGAGGTTCATTAGTTTATTTAGGAAACTATGAAGTTATACAAGTAAAGAATCCTCTTAATGAGTTTGCAAGAAAAAATGGTATAACTTTGCAAGAGGCTGAAGCTATTAGCATTTCAAAAAAAGAAAACGCAATACTTGTCTCCGATGACATTAGAACAAGGCAAACAGCAAAAAGCAAAGGTATTGTAGGTGTTCCAACTCTTTCTCTTTTCCTATATTCTAAAAAATTTAATATAATAGATGAAAAACAACTTAATGAAATTATAGCTAAGATGGGTACTATTCCTTTAATTATTCCGTCTGAACTCTTTGAGTAG
- a CDS encoding vWA domain-containing protein has product MKFIGEAVIIGVDTSISMARKDYKPNRFENAKRAASIIARSLFSRNLPTLLSLMIFYRYSFPLTDLTDRLEVIEKAILQLKIMGKATAPSEIIKDAYLILRNVNPGYHKRIILITDAGFNEGVSLEMSALLLSISEIELDMLTFGSIPKSIFEHIDRSVKNTKGVWLHSSNTDEILANAAKLGEMYPD; this is encoded by the coding sequence TTGAAATTTATTGGAGAAGCCGTAATAATAGGAGTCGATACTAGTATAAGCATGGCAAGAAAAGATTATAAACCAAATAGATTTGAAAACGCTAAGAGAGCTGCATCTATAATAGCTAGGAGCTTATTTAGCAGAAACTTACCTACATTGTTATCATTAATGATATTTTATAGATATTCCTTTCCCCTAACAGATCTTACAGATAGATTAGAAGTTATAGAAAAAGCAATTTTACAACTCAAGATAATGGGAAAGGCTACTGCTCCAAGTGAGATAATTAAAGATGCGTATTTAATATTAAGAAATGTAAATCCTGGATATCATAAAAGAATTATTTTAATAACTGATGCAGGCTTTAATGAAGGAGTAAGCCTTGAAATGTCTGCATTATTATTATCCATTTCAGAAATAGAATTAGATATGCTTACATTTGGTTCAATACCTAAAAGTATATTTGAACATATAGATAGGTCTGTTAAAAATACTAAAGGTGTTTGGTTGCATTCATCTAATACAGATGAAATATTAGCTAATGCAGCAAAACTAGGAGAAATGTATCCAGATTAG
- the fdhF gene encoding formate dehydrogenase subunit alpha, with protein MEKVKITVNDKEYYVDKDRNLLQTLKSLGYYIPSLCYDDRLEPYGSCRLCYVRVNGTLLPSCTTKVKEGMRIVTEDQEISENRKTILEMVSNQISGDLLKEKEISEALDKYGIYYEPKEIKKELIDESHPYIYVDMNKCIKCFRCVRACDEIQGYHVWRTWFRGSKVLIRPDGLDFGHSSCVSCGLCVDVCPTGALEDRTIAINGWPNNWVNTICPYCGVGCQIDVGTKNGKIIDIRPSKKSIVNKGNLCVKGRYAWGYVYSEDRVLNPMIKENGEWKEVSWDEAITYVSQKINDILKRYGPKAIGVLVGARITNEEEYLAAKFARVALKTNNVDSCARVCHEPSAQGLEDILGTGGATNTFEDLDKTKTVIVIGSNITENHPVIGVRLKRLASEGKIKLIVIDPRKTEIAQYADIFLQLKPGTDVVLLNAIANTIISEDLIDKDFLNKRVDGFEEFKQVVYNYTPEFAEQITGVKADLIREAARLYASNKPSMIFWGLGVTEHIQGTEIVYLLIDLALITGNLGKEGTGLMPLRGKNNVQGTAIMGAHPKKLLGAVPLSDPQNRFRFEKIWRQKVPEEPGLDAIEMVEAALRGELKGLIVFGEDLAMSHPFRKMAEEALSNLDLLVLIDMFHNETSKFANVFLPASSSFEKEGTFTNAERRIQKVNKVIDPLGNSMPDWKIVMKLAESLGLKEYFNYDTPEDVWNEIRILWSSVYGITYERLENQGGLPYPTPELDKEPIKILHKDKFTIGEKARLKPVMFIPSPENVTQEYPLILITGRSLYHFNMGSMTRRTPNKVIFGEDILEINPINANSLGIKDGDLVKIASKYGSTIIKARISDRVPKNVVFATVHFPEQSINYVVSPNIDRISHIPEYKVTAVRIEKL; from the coding sequence ATGGAAAAAGTAAAGATAACAGTTAATGATAAGGAATATTATGTTGATAAAGATAGGAACCTTCTTCAAACATTAAAATCTTTAGGCTATTATATACCTAGCCTTTGTTACGACGATAGACTAGAACCTTATGGCTCTTGTAGGCTATGCTATGTAAGAGTTAATGGAACTCTCTTACCTTCTTGTACAACTAAGGTTAAAGAAGGCATGAGAATAGTTACAGAAGATCAGGAAATAAGTGAAAACAGGAAGACAATTTTAGAAATGGTTTCAAATCAGATAAGCGGAGATTTATTAAAAGAAAAAGAAATAAGCGAGGCATTAGATAAATATGGAATTTACTATGAGCCAAAAGAAATTAAAAAAGAACTAATTGATGAATCTCACCCATATATTTATGTTGATATGAATAAATGCATTAAATGCTTTAGATGCGTAAGGGCTTGTGATGAAATACAAGGATATCATGTATGGAGAACTTGGTTTAGAGGTAGTAAAGTATTAATTAGGCCTGATGGTTTAGATTTTGGTCATAGCAGTTGCGTAAGTTGTGGCCTTTGTGTTGATGTTTGCCCAACTGGAGCATTAGAGGATAGAACTATAGCAATAAATGGATGGCCTAATAATTGGGTTAATACTATATGCCCATATTGTGGTGTTGGTTGTCAAATTGATGTTGGAACAAAAAATGGAAAAATAATAGATATAAGGCCTTCTAAGAAATCTATTGTTAATAAAGGAAACTTATGCGTTAAAGGAAGATATGCTTGGGGGTATGTTTATTCTGAAGATAGGGTTTTAAATCCTATGATTAAAGAAAATGGAGAATGGAAAGAAGTTAGTTGGGATGAAGCAATAACATATGTTTCTCAAAAAATAAATGATATATTAAAAAGATATGGGCCAAAAGCTATAGGAGTTTTAGTAGGGGCAAGAATAACAAATGAAGAAGAATACTTAGCAGCAAAGTTTGCTAGAGTTGCATTAAAAACCAATAATGTAGATAGCTGCGCAAGAGTTTGCCATGAACCCTCCGCTCAAGGTCTTGAGGATATTTTAGGAACAGGGGGTGCAACAAATACATTTGAGGATTTGGATAAGACAAAGACTGTTATAGTTATTGGAAGCAATATAACAGAAAATCATCCTGTAATAGGAGTTAGATTAAAAAGACTTGCATCTGAAGGGAAAATAAAATTAATAGTTATAGACCCAAGGAAAACTGAAATAGCACAATATGCTGATATATTTTTACAACTAAAGCCTGGGACGGATGTGGTATTACTTAATGCAATTGCTAATACTATTATTTCAGAAGATTTGATAGATAAAGACTTTTTAAATAAAAGAGTCGATGGGTTTGAAGAATTTAAACAGGTAGTCTATAATTATACACCAGAATTTGCTGAACAGATAACTGGAGTTAAAGCGGATCTAATTAGAGAAGCAGCAAGGCTATATGCATCAAATAAGCCATCTATGATATTTTGGGGACTTGGGGTAACGGAGCACATACAAGGAACAGAAATAGTTTATTTGTTAATAGATTTGGCATTAATAACAGGGAATTTAGGAAAGGAAGGAACAGGTTTAATGCCGCTAAGGGGTAAAAACAACGTACAAGGAACAGCAATAATGGGAGCCCATCCTAAAAAGTTATTAGGAGCTGTTCCCTTATCCGACCCTCAAAATAGATTTAGGTTTGAAAAAATTTGGAGACAAAAGGTTCCTGAAGAGCCTGGATTAGATGCAATAGAAATGGTAGAAGCTGCATTGAGAGGAGAACTAAAGGGATTAATTGTTTTTGGAGAAGATTTAGCTATGTCCCATCCATTTAGAAAAATGGCAGAAGAAGCTTTATCAAATTTAGATTTATTAGTTTTGATTGATATGTTTCATAACGAAACATCAAAGTTTGCTAACGTATTTTTGCCAGCAAGCAGTTCATTCGAAAAAGAAGGTACGTTTACAAATGCAGAAAGGAGGATTCAAAAAGTGAATAAAGTTATAGATCCATTAGGTAATTCCATGCCTGATTGGAAGATTGTTATGAAATTAGCCGAATCATTAGGGCTTAAGGAATATTTTAATTATGATACTCCAGAAGATGTTTGGAATGAGATCAGAATTCTTTGGTCTTCAGTTTATGGTATTACATATGAAAGACTTGAAAATCAAGGAGGATTACCTTATCCAACGCCGGAATTAGATAAAGAACCAATTAAAATACTTCACAAAGATAAGTTTACAATTGGTGAAAAAGCAAGACTTAAACCGGTTATGTTTATTCCTTCGCCTGAAAATGTTACCCAAGAATATCCATTAATATTGATAACTGGGAGATCTTTGTATCATTTTAATATGGGATCTATGACTAGAAGAACACCAAACAAAGTAATTTTTGGTGAAGATATATTAGAAATAAATCCTATCAATGCAAATTCCTTAGGAATTAAAGATGGGGATTTGGTTAAAATAGCTAGCAAATATGGCAGTACTATTATAAAAGCAAGGATTAGTGATAGGGTACCTAAAAATGTTGTCTTTGCAACAGTTCATTTTCCAGAACAATCAATAAACTACGTTGTATCGCCTAATATAGACAGGATTAGTCATATACCAGAATATAAAGTAACTGCAGTAAGGATAGAAAAATTATAA